Proteins from one Bradyrhizobium roseum genomic window:
- a CDS encoding PDR/VanB family oxidoreductase, with protein MRFAEQWSWCAVETVRDVTPTIREFRLRPENGRVLPYPAGSHVGVTVLIDGQPARRAYSLVENGDANTYRIAVRLAPDSRGGSRGMWNLRAGARIEISNPASLLEIDWTRKNYCLIAGGIGITPITGIAAALRRRDIDAALHYAVKSRGDAAFLDELTALLGDRLTVHASDEGTRLDLEATFRALPHDAIAIMCGPMRMLEAARRAWNDLGRAPADLRYETFGSSGLKPTAEFRVRLRGTDAELVVSRNSSMLDALNGAGFEVISDCQRGECGVCAVDVVAVEGEIDHRDVFFSDQQKHDNRKICPCVSRAIGVVTIDTLYRPEASLR; from the coding sequence ATGCGTTTTGCCGAGCAATGGAGCTGGTGCGCCGTCGAAACCGTTCGCGACGTGACGCCCACGATCCGCGAATTCAGACTGCGCCCCGAGAACGGCCGCGTGCTGCCCTACCCGGCCGGCAGCCATGTCGGCGTCACCGTGCTGATCGACGGACAGCCCGCGCGCCGCGCCTATTCGCTGGTCGAAAATGGCGATGCCAATACCTATCGCATCGCGGTGCGTCTGGCGCCGGACAGCCGTGGCGGCTCGCGCGGCATGTGGAACTTGCGAGCCGGCGCGCGGATCGAGATTTCAAATCCAGCTTCCCTGCTAGAAATCGACTGGACGCGGAAGAATTATTGCCTGATCGCGGGCGGCATCGGGATCACGCCGATCACCGGCATCGCGGCCGCCCTGCGGCGACGGGATATCGACGCGGCCCTGCACTACGCCGTGAAATCCCGCGGCGATGCCGCCTTCCTCGACGAACTCACGGCATTGCTCGGGGATCGTCTGACTGTGCACGCCTCCGACGAAGGCACCCGCCTCGACCTCGAAGCCACGTTCCGCGCGCTGCCGCACGACGCCATCGCCATCATGTGCGGACCGATGCGGATGCTGGAGGCGGCGCGGCGCGCCTGGAACGATCTGGGCCGCGCGCCCGCCGATCTGCGCTACGAGACTTTCGGCTCCAGCGGCCTGAAGCCGACGGCGGAATTCCGCGTGCGGCTGAGGGGCACCGACGCCGAACTCGTCGTGTCCCGGAACAGCTCGATGCTGGATGCCCTGAACGGCGCCGGCTTCGAGGTGATCTCGGACTGCCAGCGCGGCGAATGCGGCGTCTGCGCCGTCGATGTCGTCGCCGTCGAGGGCGAGATCGACCATCGCGACGTGTTCTTCAGCGACCAGCAGAAGCACGACAATCGCAAGATCTGCCCCTGCGTGTCGCGCGCGATCGGCGTGGTGACGATCGATACGCTGTATCGGCCGGAAGCGTCGCTTCGTTAG
- a CDS encoding GntR family transcriptional regulator: protein MSEREAERSVSQTVRAQLALRDMILSGRLRPGERISELQAVDITGVSRTPVRLALVRLEDEGLLQAIPSGGFMVKAFTERDILDSIELRGTLEGLAARFAAERGVSARSLEPLKECLGDLDQLVRQDPISVEAFSAYVTMNARFHALLNELSASAPLIREIDRVSALPFASPSAFVMAQSALPEAHQILLLGQDHHRIVVDAIENREGARAEAVMREHSRLAARNLRLAIRNRTHLELMPALALLKSSVE, encoded by the coding sequence ATGAGCGAACGCGAAGCCGAGCGCTCCGTCTCGCAAACCGTGCGCGCGCAACTCGCGCTGCGCGACATGATCCTGTCCGGGCGGCTGCGCCCGGGCGAGCGCATCAGCGAACTGCAGGCGGTCGATATCACGGGCGTGTCGCGGACCCCGGTGCGGCTGGCGCTGGTGCGGCTGGAGGATGAAGGGCTGTTGCAGGCAATCCCCTCCGGCGGCTTCATGGTGAAGGCGTTCACCGAACGCGACATTCTCGACTCGATCGAATTGCGCGGCACGCTTGAAGGCCTCGCCGCCCGCTTTGCGGCCGAACGCGGCGTCAGCGCGCGCAGCCTCGAGCCGTTGAAGGAATGCCTGGGCGATCTCGACCAGTTGGTGCGGCAGGATCCGATTTCGGTCGAAGCCTTTTCCGCCTACGTGACCATGAACGCGCGCTTCCACGCCCTGCTCAATGAACTCTCGGCCAGCGCGCCGCTGATCCGCGAAATCGATCGCGTCTCGGCGCTGCCGTTCGCATCCCCCTCCGCATTCGTGATGGCGCAGTCGGCGTTGCCGGAAGCACATCAGATCCTGCTGCTCGGGCAGGACCATCACCGCATCGTGGTCGACGCCATCGAGAACCGCGAAGGCGCGCGGGCCGAGGCCGTCATGCGAGAGCATTCGCGGCTCGCCGCGCGCAACCTGCGGCTGGCCATCCGCAACCGCACGCATCTCGAACTGATGCCGGCGCTCGCCCTTTTGAAATCGTCCGTCGAATAG
- a CDS encoding aromatic ring-hydroxylating dioxygenase subunit alpha, which yields MPASFPLNAWYAAAWDADLKHALFPRTVCGKHVVMYRQSNGQVCALEDACWHRLVPLSKGRLDGDTVVCGYHGLKFNAQGRCTYMPSQDTINPSACVRSYPVVERHRFIWLWMGDPALADPALVPDMHWNDDPAWAGDGKTIHVKCDYRLVVDNLMDLTHETFVHGSSIGNDHVAEAPFAVTHGDRTVTVTRWMKGIDAPPFWAAQLGKPGPVDRWQIIHFQAPGTVNIDVGVAPTGTGAPDGDRSQGVNGFVLNTMTPETETSCHYFWAFVRNYRTSEQRLTTEIREGVAGIFREDEIILEAQQRAMNENPDRTFYNLNIDAGAMWARRVIDRMVARETRSQTVQAAE from the coding sequence ATGCCCGCGTCCTTCCCGCTTAATGCCTGGTACGCCGCTGCCTGGGATGCCGATCTCAAGCACGCGCTGTTTCCGCGCACGGTCTGCGGCAAGCATGTCGTGATGTACCGCCAGTCCAACGGTCAGGTGTGTGCGCTCGAGGATGCCTGCTGGCACCGGCTGGTGCCGCTGTCGAAGGGACGGCTCGACGGCGACACCGTCGTCTGCGGCTATCACGGGCTTAAATTCAACGCGCAGGGCCGCTGCACCTACATGCCCTCGCAGGACACCATCAACCCCTCGGCCTGTGTCCGTTCCTATCCCGTGGTCGAACGGCACCGCTTCATCTGGCTGTGGATGGGTGATCCGGCGCTGGCCGACCCTGCGCTGGTGCCGGACATGCACTGGAACGACGATCCGGCCTGGGCCGGCGACGGCAAGACCATTCATGTGAAGTGCGACTACCGCCTCGTGGTCGACAACCTGATGGACCTGACCCACGAGACCTTCGTGCATGGCTCCAGCATCGGCAATGACCACGTCGCCGAAGCCCCGTTCGCCGTCACCCATGGCGACAGGACCGTCACCGTGACGCGCTGGATGAAGGGCATCGACGCCCCGCCGTTCTGGGCCGCACAGTTAGGCAAGCCCGGCCCGGTCGACCGTTGGCAGATCATCCATTTCCAGGCGCCCGGCACCGTCAACATCGACGTCGGCGTGGCGCCCACCGGCACCGGCGCGCCGGACGGCGACCGATCGCAGGGCGTCAACGGCTTCGTGCTCAACACCATGACGCCGGAGACCGAAACCAGCTGTCACTATTTCTGGGCGTTCGTCCGCAATTACCGGACATCAGAGCAGAGGCTGACCACCGAAATCCGCGAAGGCGTTGCCGGCATCTTCCGCGAGGACGAAATCATCCTGGAAGCGCAGCAGCGCGCGATGAACGAAAATCCGGACCGCACCTTCTACAACCTCAACATCGATGCCGGCGCGATGTGGGCGCGGCGCGTGATCGACCGCATGGTCGCGCGCGAAACCAGATCACAGACCGTTCAGGCCGCGGAGTAA
- a CDS encoding flavin-containing monooxygenase, whose translation MNVQTQIDKTSPGATEHFDVLIAGAGISGVGAAYHLTTQCTGTSFVALEAQKTFGGTWSTHRYPGIRSDSDLHTFGYRFKPWTSAPIASAAEILKYMGEVIEENDLARHIRYQHTITSAKWSSEENLWTIEATRTDTGEKLRFTTNFFWMCQGYYRHTEGYTPEWQDMAKFKGRIVHPQKWPDDLDYKNKRVVVIGSGATAATLIPAMAKDCAHVTMLQRSPTYFRTGRNAIEIAEELRKLQVDETWIHEITRRKILFDQDAFTKKTFAEPEAAKKDLLSAVEAYLGKDYDIATHFTPKYRPWRQRIAFIPDGDLFQGIKSGKASVVTDEIDRFTEKGILLKSGKELEADIIVTATGFNLCATGDIDFAIDGKPLDFADTVTYRGMMFTGVPNLVWVFGYFRASWTLRVDLVADFVCRLLTHMKETGVKKVTPQLRPEDHNMPLLPWIDPENFNPGYMMRGMHLLPKRGEKPEWQHNQDYWAEKDEFPNIDLKDKAFVYG comes from the coding sequence ATGAACGTTCAAACGCAGATCGACAAGACTTCACCCGGGGCCACCGAGCATTTCGACGTTCTGATCGCGGGAGCCGGCATCTCCGGCGTCGGCGCGGCCTATCACCTGACCACGCAATGCACGGGAACGAGCTTCGTGGCGCTGGAAGCCCAGAAAACCTTTGGCGGCACCTGGAGCACCCACCGCTATCCCGGCATCCGCTCCGACAGCGACCTGCACACTTTCGGCTATCGCTTCAAGCCGTGGACGTCGGCACCGATCGCGAGCGCCGCGGAAATCCTCAAATACATGGGCGAAGTGATCGAGGAGAACGATCTCGCCCGTCATATCCGCTACCAGCACACCATTACCTCGGCGAAATGGTCGAGCGAGGAAAACCTCTGGACCATCGAGGCCACGCGCACCGACACCGGCGAGAAGCTGCGCTTCACCACAAACTTCTTCTGGATGTGCCAGGGCTACTATCGCCACACCGAGGGCTATACGCCCGAGTGGCAGGACATGGCCAAGTTCAAGGGCCGGATCGTCCACCCGCAGAAATGGCCTGATGATCTAGACTACAAGAACAAGCGCGTGGTGGTGATCGGCTCGGGTGCGACGGCGGCGACGCTGATCCCGGCGATGGCCAAGGATTGCGCGCATGTCACCATGCTGCAGCGCTCGCCGACGTATTTCCGAACCGGGCGTAACGCGATCGAGATCGCAGAGGAATTGCGCAAGCTGCAGGTCGATGAGACGTGGATCCACGAGATCACGCGGCGCAAAATCCTGTTCGACCAGGACGCCTTCACCAAGAAGACATTTGCGGAGCCGGAAGCGGCGAAGAAGGATCTTCTGTCAGCCGTTGAAGCCTATCTCGGCAAGGACTACGACATCGCGACGCACTTCACGCCAAAATACCGGCCGTGGCGGCAGCGCATCGCGTTCATCCCTGACGGCGATCTGTTCCAGGGCATCAAGTCCGGCAAGGCCTCCGTCGTCACCGACGAGATAGACCGCTTCACCGAGAAAGGCATCCTGCTGAAGTCCGGCAAGGAACTGGAAGCCGACATCATCGTCACCGCAACCGGCTTCAACCTCTGCGCCACCGGCGATATCGACTTCGCGATCGACGGCAAGCCGCTCGATTTCGCCGACACCGTGACCTATCGCGGCATGATGTTCACCGGCGTGCCGAACCTCGTCTGGGTGTTCGGCTATTTCCGCGCCAGCTGGACGCTGCGCGTCGACCTGGTGGCCGACTTCGTCTGTCGCCTGCTCACGCATATGAAGGAAACGGGCGTGAAGAAGGTGACGCCGCAGCTTCGTCCCGAAGACCACAACATGCCGCTGCTGCCGTGGATCGATCCGGAAAACTTCAACCCCGGCTACATGATGCGCGGCATGCATTTGCTGCCCAAGCGCGGCGAAAAGCCGGAATGGCAGCACAACCAGGACTACTGGGCCGAAAAGGACGAATTTCCGAACATCGATCTGAAGGACAAGGCATTCGTTTACGGCTGA
- a CDS encoding AAA family ATPase encodes MKFTGTKDYVATDDLKVAVNASIVLERPLLIKGEPGTGKTVLAEEVSKALGAPLLTWHIKSTTKAQQGLYEYDAVSRLRDSQLGDSRVSDISNYIKRGKLWEAFTHDKRPVLLIDEIDKADIEFPNDLLLELDRMEFFVYETGENIKASLRPIVMITSNNEKELPDAFLRRCFFHYIKFPDADTMSRIVDVHFPNIKKRLVEEALRIFFEVREVPGLKKKPSTSELLDWLKLLLNEDITPEMLRERDPRKLIPPLHGALLKNEQDVHLFERLAFLSRREV; translated from the coding sequence ATGAAATTTACCGGCACCAAGGACTATGTCGCCACCGACGACCTCAAGGTCGCCGTCAACGCCTCGATCGTGCTCGAGCGCCCGCTGCTGATCAAGGGCGAACCCGGCACCGGCAAGACCGTGCTGGCGGAGGAGGTTTCAAAGGCGCTCGGCGCGCCGCTTCTGACCTGGCACATCAAGTCGACCACCAAGGCGCAGCAGGGCCTCTACGAATACGACGCGGTATCGCGGCTGCGCGACAGCCAGCTCGGCGACAGCAGGGTTTCCGACATCTCGAACTACATCAAGCGCGGCAAATTGTGGGAGGCCTTCACCCACGACAAGCGCCCGGTGCTGCTGATCGACGAGATCGACAAGGCCGACATCGAATTTCCGAACGACCTGCTGCTCGAACTCGATCGCATGGAGTTCTTCGTCTACGAGACCGGCGAGAACATCAAGGCGAGCCTGCGCCCGATCGTGATGATCACGTCCAACAACGAGAAGGAACTGCCGGACGCGTTCCTGCGCCGCTGCTTCTTCCACTACATCAAGTTCCCCGACGCCGACACCATGAGCCGGATCGTCGACGTGCACTTCCCCAACATCAAGAAGCGGCTGGTGGAGGAAGCGCTGCGCATCTTCTTCGAAGTGCGTGAAGTGCCGGGCCTGAAGAAGAAGCCGTCGACGTCGGAGTTGCTCGACTGGCTCAAGCTTTTGTTGAACGAAGACATCACCCCGGAAATGCTCAGGGAGCGCGACCCGCGCAAGCTGATCCCGCCGCTGCACGGGGCGCTGCTCAAGAACGAACAGGACGTCCACCTGTTCGAACGGCTGGCGTTCCTCTCCAGGCGCGAAGTATAA
- a CDS encoding GlsB/YeaQ/YmgE family stress response membrane protein, with protein sequence MGIVAALIIGGIAGWLAGLIVRGAGFGLIGNIVIGIIGALLASWLLPQLGVSLGAGWIRDIVNATIGAVIILVILSLIRR encoded by the coding sequence ATGGGCATTGTTGCGGCGCTGATCATAGGCGGTATCGCGGGCTGGCTGGCCGGGTTGATCGTGCGCGGCGCGGGTTTTGGGCTGATCGGCAACATCGTGATCGGCATCATCGGCGCGCTGCTGGCGAGCTGGCTGCTGCCGCAGCTCGGCGTCAGCCTCGGGGCCGGCTGGATCCGGGACATCGTCAACGCCACCATCGGCGCGGTAATTATTCTGGTAATCCTGTCGCTGATCAGACGCTGA
- a CDS encoding vWA domain-containing protein has protein sequence MFLQFFTSLRDAQVPVTLREYLTLMEALDADLADQTVENFYYLSRATLVKDERNLDKFDRVFGSVFKGLESLLDAMDKAEIPEEWLKKLAEKYLTEEEKKQIEAMGWDKLMETLKKRLEEQKGRHQGGNKWIGTAGTSPFGAHGYNPEGVRIGQEKNRNNRAVKVWDRREFKDLDGNVELGIRNIKVALRRLRKFARTGAPDELDLDTTIKKTANQGYLDVHMRPERRNAVKVLVFFDIGGSMDSHIEQVEELFSAAKSEFKHMEYFYFHNCLYEGVWKQNKRRFTDRTPTWDVLHKYPHDYKVVFVGDASMSPYEIMVPGGSVEHVNEEAGSVWLERVTRTYPHTVWLNPVAQKHWDYSESTTIIRRLLSERMYPITIEGLEGAMKELVR, from the coding sequence ATGTTCCTGCAATTCTTCACATCGCTGCGCGACGCGCAGGTGCCCGTGACGCTACGGGAATATCTGACGCTGATGGAAGCGCTCGACGCCGATCTCGCCGATCAGACCGTCGAGAATTTCTATTACCTTTCCCGCGCCACGCTGGTGAAGGACGAGCGCAACCTCGACAAGTTCGACCGCGTCTTCGGCTCGGTGTTCAAGGGGCTGGAAAGCTTGCTTGACGCGATGGACAAGGCCGAGATTCCCGAGGAGTGGCTGAAGAAGCTCGCCGAAAAATACCTCACCGAGGAAGAGAAGAAGCAGATCGAGGCCATGGGCTGGGACAAGCTCATGGAGACGCTGAAGAAGCGGCTCGAGGAACAGAAGGGCCGCCACCAGGGCGGCAACAAGTGGATCGGCACCGCCGGCACCTCGCCATTCGGAGCCCATGGCTACAATCCCGAAGGGGTGCGGATCGGCCAGGAAAAAAACCGCAACAACCGCGCCGTGAAGGTGTGGGACCGGCGCGAGTTCAAGGACCTCGACGGCAATGTCGAGCTCGGCATCCGCAACATCAAGGTCGCGCTGCGCCGCCTGCGAAAATTCGCCCGCACCGGCGCGCCCGACGAACTCGATCTCGATACCACGATCAAGAAAACCGCCAACCAGGGCTATCTCGACGTCCACATGCGGCCCGAGCGCCGCAACGCGGTCAAGGTGCTGGTGTTCTTCGATATCGGCGGCTCGATGGATTCCCACATCGAGCAGGTCGAGGAGCTGTTCTCGGCGGCAAAATCCGAGTTCAAGCACATGGAGTATTTCTACTTCCACAACTGCCTCTACGAAGGCGTGTGGAAGCAGAACAAGCGCCGCTTCACCGACCGCACGCCGACCTGGGACGTGCTGCATAAATATCCGCACGACTACAAGGTCGTGTTTGTCGGCGACGCCTCGATGTCGCCGTACGAGATCATGGTGCCCGGCGGCTCGGTCGAGCACGTCAATGAGGAGGCCGGCTCGGTCTGGCTGGAGCGCGTCACGCGCACCTATCCGCACACGGTTTGGCTCAATCCGGTGGCGCAAAAGCACTGGGACTATTCGGAATCCACCACCATCATCCGCCGTCTGCTGTCGGAGCGCATGTATCCGATCACGATCGAGGGCCTCGAAGGCGCGATGAAGGAACTGGTGCGGTAG
- a CDS encoding rhodanese-like domain-containing protein — protein MPQTIHTGIKALIDEANAVIETVSAVDAIKAMQDPNVVIVDIRDPREIEREGKIPGAFSCTRGMLEFWIDPQSPYAKPIFQEDKKFIFHCAGGLRSALAAKTAHDMGLKPVAHMGGGFAAWRDAGGPVEKWEPKKK, from the coding sequence ATGCCCCAGACCATCCACACCGGCATCAAAGCCCTGATCGACGAGGCCAACGCGGTGATCGAGACCGTCAGCGCCGTCGACGCCATCAAGGCCATGCAGGATCCCAACGTCGTCATCGTCGATATCCGTGACCCCCGTGAGATCGAACGCGAGGGAAAAATCCCCGGCGCGTTCTCCTGCACCCGCGGCATGCTGGAATTCTGGATCGATCCGCAAAGCCCCTATGCCAAACCGATCTTCCAGGAGGACAAGAAGTTCATCTTCCATTGCGCCGGCGGGCTTCGCTCGGCGCTCGCGGCCAAGACCGCGCACGACATGGGCCTGAAGCCGGTCGCCCATATGGGCGGCGGTTTTGCCGCCTGGCGCGACGCCGGCGGCCCGGTCGAGAAGTGGGAGCCGAAGAAGAAGTGA
- the sseA gene encoding 3-mercaptopyruvate sulfurtransferase: MPTADPLVSTEWLAEHLNDPHVRVVDATFKMPGILPLPKDDYLAAHIPGAVFFDVDAVSDHSNPLPHMFPSAEQFGRDVGALGIGNDDTVVVYDSGGWVAAPRVWWMFLSFGKQVRVLNGGLKKWVAEGRKVEKGQAAAPTPATFKAAFDSRRVRSMQQLVGNLSSHAEQVIDARANERYQGKVAEPRAGLRSGHIPGSLSLPYNNLFDAATGTMKPLDDLRAAFAGVGVKLDAPIVTSCGSGVSAAVLTLALYRLGVENPALYDGSWTEWGAADGPPVATGPT, from the coding sequence ATGCCTACCGCCGATCCGCTCGTCTCCACCGAATGGCTCGCCGAGCACCTCAACGATCCCCACGTCAGGGTCGTCGACGCCACGTTCAAGATGCCGGGCATTCTGCCGTTGCCGAAGGACGACTATCTCGCCGCCCACATTCCCGGCGCGGTGTTCTTCGATGTCGACGCGGTGTCCGACCATTCCAACCCGCTGCCGCACATGTTCCCGTCCGCCGAGCAGTTCGGCCGCGATGTCGGCGCGCTCGGCATCGGCAATGACGATACGGTGGTCGTCTACGATTCCGGCGGCTGGGTCGCCGCACCCCGGGTGTGGTGGATGTTTCTGTCGTTCGGCAAGCAAGTCCGCGTGCTCAATGGCGGCCTGAAGAAGTGGGTCGCGGAAGGCCGCAAGGTCGAGAAGGGGCAGGCGGCAGCGCCGACGCCGGCGACGTTCAAGGCGGCGTTCGATTCGCGCCGCGTGCGCAGCATGCAGCAGCTCGTCGGAAATCTCTCCAGCCACGCCGAGCAGGTGATCGATGCGCGCGCCAACGAGCGCTACCAGGGCAAGGTCGCCGAGCCGCGGGCGGGCCTTCGCTCCGGCCATATCCCGGGCAGCCTGAGCCTGCCCTATAACAACCTGTTCGATGCCGCGACCGGCACGATGAAACCATTGGACGATCTGCGCGCGGCCTTTGCCGGCGTGGGCGTAAAACTCGATGCGCCCATCGTGACGAGCTGCGGCTCCGGCGTCAGTGCCGCCGTGCTGACGCTGGCGCTCTATCGCCTCGGCGTCGAGAACCCGGCGCTGTATGACGGCTCGTGGACGGAGTGGGGCGCCGCCGACGGCCCGCCGGTCGCCACCGGTCCGACGTGA
- a CDS encoding L,D-transpeptidase encodes MMNNRILTICAAMAAAMTGTSLARAQQGYPAQGQVYQGQVYQGQVYQGQGYSNAPGPYVRGGYATDERRSGEPDFDALDDDDAPNAAALPPPGPVLSPADPRYGRPAAAPVYSDRGAPVPTGPILSPDDPRYGRPAGPPPVIYGDRQPGSQQQPVYSDRGDSRIPGASIVYPNDDRVGLRPPGGIGDAPPGAVGALPQQQPSAGADGKPVQLAALPPEEQPEVGPAQLPPHLRRQEVSFATKEPAGTIVVDTSNTHLYYVLGGGRAIRYGVRVGRDGFTWNGVQKISRKAEWPDWHPPSEMIERQPYLPRFMAGGPGNPLGARAMYLGSTIYRIHGTNQPSTIGKFVSSGCIGMLNEDVSDLFERAKVGTRVVVMPGGAPPANTASAAPPPSAGTAATAGPGPAQAQLTPGAQPAVVPPLPAPVTVR; translated from the coding sequence ATGATGAACAACCGCATTCTGACGATATGTGCCGCCATGGCCGCGGCCATGACGGGAACTTCGCTGGCCCGTGCGCAACAGGGCTATCCGGCCCAAGGTCAAGTCTACCAAGGCCAAGTTTATCAAGGTCAGGTTTACCAGGGGCAGGGCTATTCGAACGCTCCGGGACCCTATGTCCGCGGCGGTTATGCGACGGATGAACGCCGCTCTGGCGAACCCGACTTCGACGCCCTTGACGATGACGATGCGCCGAACGCGGCTGCGCTGCCGCCGCCCGGCCCGGTGCTGTCGCCCGCCGACCCCCGCTATGGCCGCCCGGCCGCTGCTCCGGTCTATTCAGACCGTGGCGCGCCGGTGCCGACAGGCCCAATTCTTTCGCCCGATGATCCGCGTTATGGCCGCCCGGCCGGACCGCCGCCGGTGATCTATGGGGACCGTCAGCCCGGTTCGCAGCAGCAGCCCGTCTATTCGGATCGCGGCGACAGCCGCATTCCCGGAGCCAGCATCGTCTATCCGAACGACGACCGCGTCGGCCTGCGCCCGCCCGGGGGAATCGGCGACGCACCGCCCGGCGCCGTCGGCGCATTGCCGCAACAGCAGCCGTCCGCCGGCGCTGACGGCAAGCCGGTTCAGCTTGCCGCGCTGCCCCCGGAAGAGCAGCCGGAAGTCGGGCCGGCGCAGCTGCCGCCGCATCTGCGCCGCCAGGAAGTGTCGTTCGCGACCAAGGAGCCCGCGGGCACCATCGTGGTCGATACCTCCAACACCCATCTCTATTACGTGCTCGGCGGTGGTCGCGCGATCCGCTACGGTGTTCGCGTCGGCCGCGACGGGTTCACCTGGAACGGCGTGCAGAAGATCAGCCGCAAGGCCGAGTGGCCGGATTGGCATCCGCCGAGCGAAATGATCGAGCGCCAGCCCTACCTGCCGCGCTTCATGGCCGGAGGCCCCGGCAATCCGCTCGGCGCGCGGGCCATGTATCTTGGTTCAACCATCTACCGCATCCACGGCACCAACCAGCCTTCGACGATCGGCAAGTTCGTCTCCTCGGGCTGTATCGGTATGCTGAACGAGGACGTCTCGGACCTGTTCGAGCGCGCCAAGGTCGGTACCCGCGTGGTGGTGATGCCCGGCGGCGCGCCGCCCGCCAACACGGCCTCGGCGGCCCCGCCGCCGTCCGCTGGCACGGCTGCCACCGCAGGTCCGGGACCGGCGCAGGCGCAACTGACGCCCGGTGCGCAACCGGCTGTCGTGCCACCGCTACCCGCCCCGGTCACCGTGCGCTGA
- a CDS encoding D-2-hydroxyacid dehydrogenase family protein, with product MTRLRCAILDDYLNVARSVADWSKVEDRVDITVFNQPFASAEAATHALKDFEIICAMRERTPFPRTMFASLHKLKLLITSGMRNAAIDMEAAKDHKVTVCGTQWGRDPTAPLTMGLILELTRNIGRENARMHAGEPLQAHVGMEIEGRTLGVIGLGKLGSKVSKLAQAFGMNVIAWSPNLTPEKCKEVGVTYASKEELFSTADIVTIHVVLSQRSRGLVGREELARMKPTAYLVNTARGPIVDEAALLEALTQKKIAGAGVDVFSVEPLPVDHPFRKLDNMVLTPHLGYVTGDSFRGHYQQMVEGIDAWFKGEPKLRLA from the coding sequence ATGACGCGGCTGCGCTGTGCAATTCTCGACGACTATCTTAATGTGGCGCGGTCGGTCGCCGACTGGTCCAAAGTGGAGGACCGCGTCGACATCACGGTGTTCAACCAGCCGTTTGCGAGCGCCGAGGCGGCGACCCACGCCCTGAAGGACTTCGAGATCATCTGTGCCATGCGTGAACGCACCCCGTTCCCGCGCACGATGTTCGCCAGTCTGCACAAGCTGAAGCTTTTGATTACCTCGGGCATGCGCAATGCCGCCATCGACATGGAAGCCGCCAAAGACCACAAGGTGACCGTCTGCGGCACGCAATGGGGCCGCGACCCGACCGCCCCGCTGACGATGGGCCTGATTCTCGAACTGACACGCAACATCGGCCGCGAGAACGCCCGCATGCATGCCGGCGAGCCGCTGCAGGCCCATGTCGGCATGGAAATCGAGGGCCGGACGCTCGGCGTCATCGGCCTCGGCAAGCTCGGCAGCAAGGTGTCGAAGCTGGCGCAGGCGTTCGGCATGAACGTGATCGCCTGGAGCCCGAATCTGACACCGGAGAAGTGCAAGGAAGTCGGCGTCACCTATGCCAGCAAGGAAGAGCTGTTCTCGACCGCCGATATCGTCACCATCCATGTGGTGCTGAGCCAGCGCTCGCGCGGGCTGGTCGGGCGTGAAGAACTCGCACGGATGAAACCGACCGCCTATCTCGTCAACACTGCGCGCGGGCCGATCGTCGACGAAGCCGCGCTGCTGGAAGCGCTGACGCAGAAGAAGATCGCGGGGGCCGGCGTCGACGTGTTCTCGGTCGAGCCGCTGCCGGTCGATCACCCCTTCCGCAAGCTCGACAACATGGTGCTGACCCCGCATCTCGGCTACGTCACCGGCGACAGCTTCAGGGGCCACTATCAGCAGATGGTCGAAGGCATCGACGCCTGGTTCAAGGGTGAGCCGAAGCTGCGACTGGCTTGA